One genomic region from Candidatus Eisenbacteria bacterium encodes:
- a CDS encoding YjgP/YjgQ family permease: MRILERYVLREHVFPFLIGFSVVIFLLTLDFMFDLVDLAIGKGIPAGIVLELFALSMGWMLALAVPCAVLIATLATFGRLAQDNEIAAMRANGINLARIVGAPLAAAALLAGGLVLFNNHILPETNHALANLMVDVSRKRPTTQISEGVFIDGFEGYNIFVEKVNNRTNEIRGVKIYQLNSSARPTTILADWGVFHSSPDGRVVTLELHDGEIHEMPPNDQERIYRRLMFKTHIINIRNAGADLERSDSNARGDREMSLGMMRGQIMKLGKELAASTAARDTLIHQAGFKNYDAFVKAAIPRQPPRGVLGFLRSVLRTVSPIRPPEALPPGKPPKLFINPLTMDMIQMRQIEVDALDRRMNSLEVEVQKKFSIPAACIVFVLVGAPLGIRARKSGIGVAFISILFFVFYYLCLAGGEELADRRFLDPAVAMWTPNIVIGAIGLFLTLQAAEIIRRPRRRTRRVPAA; encoded by the coding sequence ATGAGAATACTCGAACGGTACGTGCTTCGCGAGCACGTCTTCCCGTTTCTGATCGGCTTCAGCGTCGTCATCTTCCTGCTCACGCTGGATTTCATGTTCGACCTCGTGGACCTGGCGATCGGCAAGGGAATCCCCGCGGGGATCGTGCTCGAGCTGTTCGCCCTGTCGATGGGCTGGATGCTTGCCCTCGCGGTACCATGCGCGGTCTTGATCGCCACCCTCGCCACCTTCGGACGCCTCGCCCAGGATAACGAGATCGCCGCGATGCGGGCCAACGGCATCAACCTGGCGCGGATCGTGGGGGCGCCGCTCGCGGCCGCGGCCCTGCTCGCGGGGGGACTCGTGCTCTTCAACAACCACATCCTCCCAGAGACGAACCATGCCCTAGCAAACCTCATGGTGGACGTGAGCCGGAAGCGACCCACGACGCAGATCAGCGAAGGGGTATTTATCGACGGGTTCGAGGGATACAACATCTTCGTTGAGAAGGTGAACAACCGCACGAATGAGATCCGCGGGGTCAAGATCTACCAGCTCAACTCGAGCGCCCGCCCCACCACGATTCTCGCGGACTGGGGTGTCTTCCACAGCTCCCCGGACGGCCGCGTCGTCACCCTCGAGCTCCACGACGGCGAAATTCACGAAATGCCGCCCAACGACCAGGAACGGATCTACCGGCGGCTCATGTTCAAGACCCACATTATCAATATTCGGAACGCGGGGGCGGATCTGGAGAGGTCGGATTCGAACGCGCGGGGGGACCGAGAAATGAGCCTCGGGATGATGCGGGGCCAGATCATGAAACTTGGGAAGGAGTTAGCGGCTTCCACGGCCGCCCGCGACACCCTCATCCACCAGGCGGGTTTCAAGAATTACGACGCGTTCGTGAAGGCCGCCATTCCGCGGCAGCCTCCCCGCGGCGTCTTGGGGTTCCTTCGCAGCGTCCTCCGGACCGTTTCTCCGATCCGGCCGCCCGAAGCGCTGCCGCCCGGGAAACCTCCCAAGCTCTTCATCAACCCGCTCACGATGGACATGATCCAGATGCGCCAGATCGAAGTGGACGCCCTGGACCGGCGGATGAACAGCCTCGAGGTCGAGGTCCAGAAGAAGTTTTCGATCCCGGCCGCATGCATTGTCTTCGTTCTCGTCGGGGCGCCGCTGGGGATCAGGGCACGCAAGAGCGGAATCGGGGTGGCCTTTATCTCGATCCTCTTCTTCGTTTTCTATTACCTCTGCCTTGCCGGAGGGGAGGAGCTTGCGGACCGGCGCTTCTTGGACCCCGCGGTCGCGATGTGGACACCCAACATCGTCATCGGAGCGATCGGACTCTTCCTCACGCTCCAAGCCGCCGAGATCATCCGACGGCCCAGACGCCGCACGCGCCGAGTCCCCGCGGCGTGA